From Vigna unguiculata cultivar IT97K-499-35 chromosome 5, ASM411807v1, whole genome shotgun sequence, the proteins below share one genomic window:
- the LOC114185354 gene encoding aquaporin NIP6-1-like: MSHHPFVNMPTLPLHFFTHSFFLSHSAINSTNHYIYTCLSSLLFSPHTNISHLSLWGMDNNDEIPSTPATPGTPGAPLFGGFTNRTNNGNNKKSLLKSCRCFTVEDWTIEDGALPPVSCSLPPPPTVPLARKVGAEFIGTFILMFAATAAAIVNQKTNGSETLIGCAATTGLAVMIVILATGHISGAHLNPAVTLSFAALKHFPWKHVPMYIGAQVLASICAAFALKGVYHPFMSGGVTVPSGGYGQSFALEFIIAFNLMFVVTAVATDTRAVGELAGIAVGATVMLNILIAGPVSGGSMNPVRTLGPAIAANNYKAIWVYLVAPVLGALAGAGTYTAVKLPEEDDDAKAKASISFRR, translated from the exons ATGTCCCACCATCCATTTGTTAATATGCCTACCCTACCACTGCACTTCTTCACTCACTCCTTTTTCCTTTCTCATTCTGCAATCAACTCAACCAACCACTATATATACACATGCCTCTCATCTCTTCTCTTCTCACCACACACAAACATTTCTCATCTCTCTTTGTGGGGTATGGACAACAATGACGAAATCCCTTCAACACCTGCCACCCCAGGAACTCCTGGTGCACCTCTTTTTGGAGGTTTCACCAATAGGACTAATAATGGTAATAACAAGAAATCGCTTCTCAAGAGTTGTAGATGCTTCACTGTGGAGGATTGGACCATAGAAGATGGAGCATTACCACCCGTCTCCTGCTCTTTGCCACCGCCTCCTACTGTCCCTCTAGCAAGAAAGGTCGGTGCTGAGTTCATCGGCACCTTCATTCTCATGTTCGCCGCCACTGCCGCCGCCATTGTCAACCAGAAGACTAACGGCTCCGAGACCCTCATAGGCTGCGCTGCCACCACCGGTCTCGCCGTTATGATCGTCATCCTCGCCACCGGCCACATCTCCGGTGCTCATCTCAACCCTGCTGTCACCCTTTCCTTCGCTGCATTGAAGCACTTCCCCTGGAAGCAT GTGCCTATGTATATTGGTGCACAAGTTTTGGCATCGATTTGTGCCGCATTTGCTCTGAAAGGGGTTTATCACCCTTTCATGAGTGGTGGAGTCACCGTTCCTTCCGGGGGATATGGCCAATCTTTTGCTTTGGAGTTCATTATTGCCTTCAATCTCATGTTCGTTGTCACTGCAGTCGCCACCGACACCAGAGCT GTGGGAGAACTCGCGGGAATCGCGGTGGGAGCTACTGTGATGCTCAACATACTGATAGCAGG GCCAGTATCAGGAGGCTCAATGAACCCAGTAAGAACACTAGGTCCTGCCATCGCCGCAAACAACTACAAAGCCATATGGGTTTATCTGGTAGCTCCCGTACTTGGAGCTTTAGCCGGTGCAGGTACCTACACTGCAGTGAAGCTGCCCGAAGAAGACGATGACGCCAAAGCAAAGGCTTCAATCAGCTTCAGAAGGTGA
- the LOC114185355 gene encoding uncharacterized protein LOC114185355, with product MAEGVGDSDPWLGIDKLYHLLMSFFLTFLFYSFASLTPYRRHAISIGSLFSLLAGAAKEAADHLGYFHSSGASVRDALANILGVCIASFALSLFPFSLRSPPPHHTRALSLV from the coding sequence ATGGCGGAGGGAGTGGGAGATTCAGACCCATGGCTGGGAATTGATAAGCTCTATCACCTTCTCAtgtctttctttctcacttttctcTTTTACTCTTTCGCTTCTCTCACTCCATATCGCCGCCACGCTATTTCCATCGGATCTCTCTTCTCCCTCCTCGCCGGCGCCGCCAAAGAGGCCGCCGATCACCTCGGCTACTTCCACTCTTCGGGGGCTTCTGTCAGGGACGCCCTTGCCAACATCCTCGGCGTCTGCATCGCTTCCTTCGCTCTTTCTCTCTTCCCATTCTCACTCCGATCCCCTCCGCCTCATCACACGCGTGCCCTTTCCCTTGTTTGA